From Pleurodeles waltl isolate 20211129_DDA chromosome 1_1, aPleWal1.hap1.20221129, whole genome shotgun sequence, a single genomic window includes:
- the LOC138287324 gene encoding uncharacterized protein isoform X2, which translates to MNNVTKEKGAAGVNSNSIGTVDNRKFKITHVQKNTQLPNTKCGNKRVNSNSIGTVDNRKFKITYVQRNTQLPNTKCGSKILRKRSSPYDTWLTSFESTKVNCQIIDLTSPMPTVIAPPATKAAARTTTKAATTRREATDIKLIPTTKKKPQVAVTEEESRLYYLPPFVPFRSYIPTIRHHEVPYYIPQYGSYFPFYHSGYYPSFGPETYYNLLLFGSTLRDGSSEEDG; encoded by the exons GAGTAAATTCAAATTCCATTGGCACTGTGGACAACAGAAAATTCAAAATTACACATGTACAGAAGAACACACAATTACCAAACACCAAGTGTGGTAATAAAA GAGTAAATTCAAATTCCATTGGCACTGTGGACAACAGAAAATTCAAAATTACATATGTACAGAGGAACACACAATTACCAAACACCAAGTGTGGTAGTAAAA TATTGAGAAAAAGATCGAGCCCCTATGACACATGGTTGACCAGCTTTGAGTCAACTAAAGTGAACTGCCAAATCATTGACCTTACCTCTCCAATGCCCACAGTCATTGCTCCACCAGCAACTAAAGCAGCCGCCAGGACCACAACCAAAGCAGCAACCACAAGGCGAGAAGCAACTGACATCAAATTAATTCCCACAACCAAGAAGAAGCCTCAGGTAGCTGTGACAGAAGAGGAATCCAGGCTTTACTACTTGCCTCCTTTTGTTCCTTTCAGAAGCTATATCCCAACTATCAGGCACCACGAGGTCCCATACTACATTCCTCAATATGGTTCCTACTTCCCTTTCTACCACAGTGGCTATTATCCTTCATTTGGGCCAGAAACCTACTACAATCTTCTTTTGTTTGGCAGCACACTGAGGGATGGTTCTTCCGAAGAAGACGGTTGA